ATCAAGGCGGTCGGTGCCAATTGGATCGGCGTGTTGAAAGCCGCCGAAACAAACCCGTTGCCGTTGGTCATGACATTGATAGAACCGAGATAGCTCTCGCCCTCGCCGTGATTTGTCGGATCACCCTGCGTGTTCAAATAGTAATCAATGGTGAAATTACGCGACGGATTACTGCGAAGTATCGTGTCGATCCGCAACGTGCCGTCCTGATTTGGGACAGGCGTGAAAAGCTCAGGGAAATTCTGCAGATCGTTTGCCCCGGTATCGATGTCATCACAGTCGTTCGGCGTCACGCCGTTAGGATAATTGTTTCCCGGCAAGGCATTCATCAGATCGATGCCAAGTTCGCCATTGAATGCGATGGTGTTGCCGCGGATCTGTATTCGTTCGGGCTTTGTGGCACCTTGGCTTACATTTGCAAAATTCACGACGGTGACGCCCGCTCTGCCGTTGTTTTTGATCACGTTCCCTTCACCGACGCCCGTTCCGCCAATACGGGTATCGCCATTGCCGCTTGCGTTTATGCCCACGCCTGAATTGCCAAGCGGAAGTCCTTGGACATTGAGCCCGACCCAATTTCCGACCACTTCTGACCGCCCAAATGTCGAAACGCCGATGCCTGTACCGCGAGAGCCCATTGAGATCAGATCGCTCTTTTGATCTACGACATAGTTTCGAGAAAAAGGCGTCGTGCCGCCCACGATCACGGTCGCGGTCGGTGCGGAAAACGCATTGATACCGGTCGATCCGGTGCCTCCGACGCCGTTTCCAATGCCTGACAATCCATCCGTTGAAGAACCGACACGATTCCCGCGAACTGTGGTGAATGATCCGGGCGTTTCAGCCTGCGGAACAATTGCATTAAGGCGATTACCGGATACGGTGTTCCCACCATCGATGAAATTCTGGCCGTCAAATAGAGGTCCGCCTACGACGGTCGTGTTAAATCGGGTCACGATCCCGATGTTGTTCGGCAATTCTGTGGTGCCATTCTTATTTAGCCCGACAACGTTGTTGTGGACCAAGACAGTTCCGCCTCCGGTCTTGTGCAGTGCACCGCCCGGACTCGCACTCTGACTGGCATTCCCTGACAACAGGTTGCAAAATCCTGTACAAGCCCCATTTGGCGTTGTGCCGCCCGGAGCCCCAAATATTGCGAAATCATTCTGAGAAGGCGTAAGCCAGACTACTCCGGTGATCATCACAAACCCTCCCGGCTGATTTCGCCAGTCGTTCGGTATCGCGGATGTTCCTGTTGCATTTGTCCCGATATTATTGCCGCCTATGAAACAGAATCCGCTAAATAACTCGAAGCTGTACTCACTGAATCCGCAGTAAAGTCCATCCAGTCCGTTATCGGCGATCGTGTTCCTGCCGGATGCGGCACTCGAGCCGATTTCGGTATTGATATTGCCGATGGTCGAAATGCCGACATGACAATTGCCCAAACCTGAAAGTCCGGAGGCACGCGTCCCGATCAGGTTGCCGCGGATCAGATTGTCATAAGAAACGAGTTCTCCATTAGAATCGCGAAACAACGCCGTCAGCCACATTCCTCCGCCGCCGCATTGGTTAAATTGATTCGGCTCGCCTCCGTTGCCGGAAACGACATTGCCTTCGCCGAAGCCGTCGCCGCCGAATTCGTTTTGAATACCCGCGAGGAACACACCTGTTTCATTGCGCACCTTGACGTTGCCAGCGGTATCGGTCCCAATATAATTTCCGAATATTTTGTTCTCGTGGCCCGCCGTGATCGCAAGGCCGACACCGGCGCTGTTGCTCTGAGAAGTGTCGCCATTGCCCGAGAGCAGGTTGCGTGCCGCGGCAACCGTACCGCCAACTGTATTCAGATAAGCGTCGAAGATCTGAACGCCGTTCCCCCAATTCGGCCTTCTTGCAGTGCCGTCAACGTTAGTGCCGAGATAATTGCCCTCGATGGTGACATTCTGAATATTCGGCCTGAGATTGGTACTCAACACCACAATGCCGCTGCCGCCGATCAGGGATCCGTTGTAATTGACGGCAGGCATATTGTTGATGACCAGGCCGCGAATGACTGTGTTCGAGGACTGTACCCTTATTCCTTCTGCAGACCCGCTTATGTTCGTACCGTCGATCTCAATGATCGGCGTTCCGGCAAATCCGGGCTGCGTCGTGCCATCAATGATGACCGGACGCAAAAGAGAAGGATAGTTGGTTGCCGGCTCAAATTTGAATGGGCCATTGCCCGGTATATTGAAGCGTATTTCACGCACATTTCCGCCAAAGAAGTTCGCCTGCTGGATAGCACGCCGCAGCCCGCAAGGCTCTGGCCCGCCAAGGCAATCACCCGATGTTTGATCGTCGGTGGTGTTGACAACCAGAACTACTGTCCCTTCCGACGTCGCAACTCGCGGAGCAGCTGTTCCCGCGCCGAGGATCACGAGGTCATTCAGGCCGTCAGCATTGAGCCGCATCGGGATGACCTGGGAAACAGGGCCGCCGGATTCCAGCGCGACGGTCCCGAAGCCGGCCTGCAGGCCGTCAACATCGCGCCGGAATTTGCCGGCGATAAAGATCTCGTTCGACGAGCCGATGACGGCTATATCGTCGGAGTTTGAAGATGAAAAGCGGCCCCGAACAAGTTTTGAGCGTGCCGCAGCAGCGGCAGATGACGCAAGGCCGCCAGGTTGAGCGATCATTTCGGACGTAAACGATGCGATCGGGATCGGCCTTGCAGCGAGCATTGCTTCGAAAAGCTCCTTGCGGCGCGCTTCCTGTCGGCGTGTTTGATCTGCCTTCTCGGAAAGGTAGCGAGAACGGGCCGACGGCTCCATTGCATTGAGCTTATCCAAATAATCACGACGCTGCTGCTCGATCAATTCTTCGGGATTCCCATCATATTTGCCGTAATCGATCATTGACTGTGAGAATTCCACAGCATTTTCCGGTGTGATCCCGGAACTTTCCTTTGCAACGCGATAGGTTTCAGCGTCAACATCTATCGGCAGGAACTGCGGCGTCTCTGTCTTTGAACGCTCTTCCTGCGTCATTCGACGTGATGGTTCGACGGTTTCACGTCGCGGCTGCATATGAACGAGCCGTCCGTCAGTTCCAAGCAGGACTAGGCCTTCGCCGTAGCTTTCCCCAAAATTTCCGGCAACCAGATCTGAGATCTGGAAATTGATCTGCCGCGATTGAAAGACCGCCTTTGGGCGTTCGATCTTGATGTCGGTTGACATATCCAGCGGATAAGGATTTCCGCGGCCATGGATGATGGTCAGCAAACTTCCCGAAGCAACGGCAACATCACCGTAAGGGTCCGCGTCGAGCTTGCCGATGGCGATCGCATTTGCAGGGGCCGCGATACGAAATCGCTCAGGAGCTCTGCGAAAGGCACCTTCGCGGTGCTCGAATATTGCGACGAAAGAGCCTTCTTTGTTCTGGTATGCAACAGCAAGGTCGGCAACTTTATCATTACGACCTATTTCGCCGACATCCATCGCCGTTATGCGTCCGCCGACAGGGATTGAAACGGGCTGTGAGAACGCACCGTAACCGCCGCCGAACACCAAATTCAGGCGATCGAGGCCCGTTGTCACGGCAATTATGTCAGTAAAACCGTCGCCATTTAGGTCACCGGAGAATAGCAGATCGGGAACGGTCGGCAGCAAAACTTCGACGTCAGTTGGCTCAAATGGCATCGGTTCGCCGCGTTCGGCACGTCGAGCGACCGCCTCGGGATGATTTGGATAGATCGTGTCGGCATTGCCGCGGAAAAGCCGCATTCTGCCGGTCGTATCGACGGTCACGACGTCTTTAACGCCGTCCGAATCGAAATCCGCTGATGCGCCGGCGACCGCCGCGCCGCCAAACATCGATTCCGCAACTCCTACGCCGGACGAAACTGCCGTATATTTAACCTCCGGCAGATCCTTTTGATCCGGCAAAGCGGCGGCTGTTTCAAACTCGGCCGCTGCTTTCGCCTTTGTGGATAGAAACTCAAAACTAACGCCTGAGGCAGCGAACACCGCCGCTGCAATCAACAAAATTCCGAACATTACTGCTGTTTTTCGCATAATTCTTGCCTCGGGACTGGTCTTTCACCCAATAGGGCGTTAAATTGAGGCAAAAGCGCTCATAAGAAAAGAGTTTTTGCGAAATTGGAATCTGCTATAATGTCGTTGTTTCCGCTAAATATGCCGGCTGAGGGCAACAGATCAGATGTAACGCTGCTGCTTCGTCAGATGACGGATGGTAGTAGGTCTGCGCCCGACCGACTGCTGGAGCTCGTTTACGACGACCTTCGGCGGCTTGCCGCGGCGTACATGCAGAACGAGCGTCCCGACCACACGCTGCAGGCGACGGCGCTGGTACACGAGGCGTATGTTCGGCTGGTCGATTGGAAGAATGTCACATGGGAGAACCGCGCTCAGTTCTTCGCGGTAGCGGCGCAGGTCATGCGTAAAGTGCTGATCGACCACGCCCGTGCCCGCAATACAAGAAAACGCGCCAGCCAACGTCTTGTCTTGGACGAGGCGATAAGCATCCCCGACGACAAACAGGTAGACCTGATCGCTCTTGAAGATGCCCTGATCGCTCTTGAAAAGATCGATCCGCGTCAGGCAAAGATAGTCGAACTGCGCTTTTTCGGTGGGCTTTCTATTGAGGAAACGGCATATGTGATGGAACTGGGCGAATCGACCGTCCGCCGCGAATGGACCTTCGCAAAAGCATGGTTCCAACGCGAACTTCGGCGCGATGCCGCGAATTGATACGATATGCCCGAACTGGATTGGCAGCTTGTAAAGGATTCATTTGCAAAGGCTTACGAACTGCAAGAAGAAGCACGCAGCCAATTTCTTGACGAACTTTGTGAACGAGATCCCGAATTACACGACGAGGTAGTTTCTCTGCTCGCCGCCGCCGATCAACCTGAGAACATAATCGAAGAAAACGCTGTTGACCTCGCTGCAAACATTACACAAAACGAGCCTGACCTGACGGGGCGCCAATTCGGCAATTACCGCATCATCCGCGAACTCGGCAGCGGCGGCATGGGCGCGGTCTTTTTGGCGGAACGCGACGACGGGCAGTTCAAAATGCGGGTCGCTCTAAAGGTCGTCCGTCAGTCTGTCGTTGACAGCGACACGCTGAAGCGTTTTCTGGCAGAGCGGCAGATCCTCGCCGATCTGCATCACCCTAATATCGCGGCTTTGCATGACGGCGGTGTGACCGGATCCGGCGAACCTTTCCTTGCGATGGAGTATATCGAAGGCAAGCCGCTGACCGACTATGCGAATGACAAAAATCTGTCGATACGCGAGCGTCTCGAACTATTCCTAAAGGTCTGCTCGGCGGTCTCATTCGCACATCGAAACCTCATCATTCACCGCGATATTAAGCCCTCGAACATCATGGTGGCCGCCGACGGCGAGCCGAAACTGTTGGATTTTGGGCTAGCCAAAGCTCTGAGTTTCGATACGAACAAAACGCAGACGGCGTTTCGGGCGTTCACGCCGGCGTATGCTTCGCCAGAACAGTTCAAAGGCGCCGCTGTCACGACCGCAAGCGACATTTACTCGCTGGGCGTCGTGCTCTACGAACTGCTTACCGGCCGCGAACCCTACAATATCGATGACAAGAGCCTCGACGAGATGATCCGAACGATGACAGAGACCGAGCCTCTGCGGCCGAGTTCTGTCGAAGATATTGCGACAGGAAACAACGCAAGAACCGAGCTTCGCGGCGATCTGGACGTGATCGTTCTCAAAACGTTACGCAAAGAACCGGAAAGGCGCTTTCAGACCGTTGACGACATGGCCGCCGACATTCGACGGCATCTCGATGGGCGGCCCATCGCAGCTCGGCCGAATACGTTCGGCTACATCGCCGCTAAATCGTTCGCACGCAACAAGGCAGCCTTCATCTCGGCGGCGTTGATCTTGATAGCACTTGTTGCGGGGCTCGGTGTCGCACTTTGGCAGGCCGAACAGGCTCGCCGCGACCGCGACCGTGCGGAACGCCGTTTTCAGGACGTGCGCCAGCTTTCGAATTCGCTTCTTTTTGACATTTCTCCAAAGATCGAACGGCTGCCGGGCTCGGTCGAAGCACGCGAGATGCTGGTCCGGCGTGCTCTGGAATATCTCGATTCCCTTTCCGCCGAGGCCGTCGATGACGAGGCATTGCGTGCCGAGCTTGCCGCGGCGTATGAAAAGGTCGGCGATCTGCAGGGGAACATCGACAAGCCGAACCTTAGCGATTACGCCGGTGCGATCCAGAGCTTTGAAAAGGCACGCGAACTGCGCCGGACCCTTGCCGATTCGAATGATAATCTCGCCGCTCTTGCCCGAAACCTGCAGACCTCGGCCGCGATACGCAACCGCCAGAACGACACCGCCGGTTCGCTCATGGACATCAGCATGGCTAGAAACGCTATCGCAAAACTGATTGGACGATCTCCGAACGATGCCGGCCTTCAGCTTGCGGCAGTTGATGCCGCGACCGATCATGGCCGAATCTTCGCTTTCAATAATCAATACAAGGAGGCGAACGAACAATTCGACGCGGCCATTGCCGAATTGAACAAGATAACCGCACCTTCGCTGCGAAAGGACATATTGACCGCCCGGCTGTTTGCTTTTCACGGGAACGCTCTTTCGTGGGACAGCCGTCAGCCTGAGGCCGAGACGTCTATGGCGAAAGCATTAGAGCTGTCGAACGAACTCTTTCGCCGAGAGGCTTCATCAACCGAGACGATGGCGACGCGTTGGCAGGTGCTGCTGCTGGCAAGCAGCATTTACGAGGATTCGAAGGACGACGTTTCACTTCAGTACGCAAAAGAGGCGGAGACGGTCGCGGCAAGACGTTCAGAACTGGACGCCGCAGATTCGCAGGCGAAGTTCGACTTGGCTCGTTCTATTTCCCGTGTCGGGATAATGAGCACAAAGGTGGGCGATGCTTCGGCAGGCACATCGCAACTGACTCGCGCAGGCCGCATCTTAGAAGAACTGATCGAACGCGAGCCAAAGAACAAGTTGTATCAGACCGACCTTGCCAAGCTCTACATACGTCTCGGCGATACCAGCATAAAACGGGGCGACCGCCAGGATGCTCTGCTGAAATATCAGAACGCCGCCGTCATTTACGAACGTCTGATAGCCGACGACGAACAGAACAAAATGGCACGCCGCGACCTGGCACAGGCACTGCGTGCGGTCGGCAAAACGCAGATATTGGTCGGAGAGAACGCCGCGGCTCGCGTGACCCTGACCCGAGCAAAAGCGGCTCTCGACGCCCTCGCTGCTGCCGGTTCGCTCGGCGGAGCCGACGCCGAACTCGTTACGGACGTTGAGAAGATGCTTGCATCCGTCTAAAGTATTAGTTTATTGCGGGCCTGCACATTTTGGCCCTCATATATGGAAATTGCCATAACAACCGCCGTCATCTCGCTCGCGGCAATGATATTTCTAGCCACGGTAGATACGGCATTCTCGTATATCTCGGACGTCGGGCTGCGGCGCATCACCGCCGAAGACGAGGACGCGCAGCCGCGTGCGTCGGTCGGGTTTCTGCGTGAGATCATCGAGAACCGCCAGCGTTTCCGCTTCGCACTTTCATCGACAATTCAGGTCCTTCTCGTTTTCTTTGTCGTTTTGCTGACATTCATCGTCTCTGAGTTCTTTGACGGAAGAGCTGAGGTGTTGATGGTCTCGCTCGGCATCGGCCTGGCAGCGACGGTCATTTTTCGGCAGATATTGCCGCGGCTTTTCGTTCGCAGCGAACCGGAGAGGAAGCTGCTTTTCCTGCTGCCCGCGATTCGTCCGCTCTATCGCGTGGCTTCGGTTTTTGCGGGTCCTATCGCAGACGAATCACGCAAAAAGGAAGCCGGCAAATTGGACACCACCATTTTGTCCGAAGACCGTGATGAACGTTCCGAGGACAGCAATGAGGATTTTCAGGCGCTTATGGAGGTTGGCGAGGCCGAAGGCATCATCGAAGAAGATGAACGCGAACTCATCGAAACGCTTTACGAGTTCACCGACACACGGGTTGGCGAGATCATGACCCCGCGAACCGAGATCGTCGCCATTCCGGCACGCTCGACCATTCGGCAGGCACGCGACCTTATCATCGAACAGAAATACTCGCGCATGCCCGTCTATACCGACACCATCGACAACATAGACGGCATGATCTATGTCCGCGACCTGCTGCAGGCGTGGGCAGACGGCAAAGAGGATATGCGTGTCGAGCTGCTGCTGCGGCCTGCTTTCTTTGTGCCTGAA
This sequence is a window from Acidobacteriota bacterium. Protein-coding genes within it:
- a CDS encoding carboxypeptidase regulatory-like domain-containing protein — encoded protein: MRKTAVMFGILLIAAAVFAASGVSFEFLSTKAKAAAEFETAAALPDQKDLPEVKYTAVSSGVGVAESMFGGAAVAGASADFDSDGVKDVVTVDTTGRMRLFRGNADTIYPNHPEAVARRAERGEPMPFEPTDVEVLLPTVPDLLFSGDLNGDGFTDIIAVTTGLDRLNLVFGGGYGAFSQPVSIPVGGRITAMDVGEIGRNDKVADLAVAYQNKEGSFVAIFEHREGAFRRAPERFRIAAPANAIAIGKLDADPYGDVAVASGSLLTIIHGRGNPYPLDMSTDIKIERPKAVFQSRQINFQISDLVAGNFGESYGEGLVLLGTDGRLVHMQPRRETVEPSRRMTQEERSKTETPQFLPIDVDAETYRVAKESSGITPENAVEFSQSMIDYGKYDGNPEELIEQQRRDYLDKLNAMEPSARSRYLSEKADQTRRQEARRKELFEAMLAARPIPIASFTSEMIAQPGGLASSAAAAARSKLVRGRFSSSNSDDIAVIGSSNEIFIAGKFRRDVDGLQAGFGTVALESGGPVSQVIPMRLNADGLNDLVILGAGTAAPRVATSEGTVVLVVNTTDDQTSGDCLGGPEPCGLRRAIQQANFFGGNVREIRFNIPGNGPFKFEPATNYPSLLRPVIIDGTTQPGFAGTPIIEIDGTNISGSAEGIRVQSSNTVIRGLVINNMPAVNYNGSLIGGSGIVVLSTNLRPNIQNVTIEGNYLGTNVDGTARRPNWGNGVQIFDAYLNTVGGTVAAARNLLSGNGDTSQSNSAGVGLAITAGHENKIFGNYIGTDTAGNVKVRNETGVFLAGIQNEFGGDGFGEGNVVSGNGGEPNQFNQCGGGGMWLTALFRDSNGELVSYDNLIRGNLIGTRASGLSGLGNCHVGISTIGNINTEIGSSAASGRNTIADNGLDGLYCGFSEYSFELFSGFCFIGGNNIGTNATGTSAIPNDWRNQPGGFVMITGVVWLTPSQNDFAIFGAPGGTTPNGACTGFCNLLSGNASQSASPGGALHKTGGGTVLVHNNVVGLNKNGTTELPNNIGIVTRFNTTVVGGPLFDGQNFIDGGNTVSGNRLNAIVPQAETPGSFTTVRGNRVGSSTDGLSGIGNGVGGTGSTGINAFSAPTATVIVGGTTPFSRNYVVDQKSDLISMGSRGTGIGVSTFGRSEVVGNWVGLNVQGLPLGNSGVGINASGNGDTRIGGTGVGEGNVIKNNGRAGVTVVNFANVSQGATKPERIQIRGNTIAFNGELGIDLMNALPGNNYPNGVTPNDCDDIDTGANDLQNFPELFTPVPNQDGTLRIDTILRSNPSRNFTIDYYLNTQGDPTNHGEGESYLGSINVMTNGNGFVSAAFNTPIQLAPTALITATATDQNGNTSEFSCIAGVCHQSANFAEALERSELGLQCIEPIVVNVEGNEDDLDGDLPIQQRDGLCDVDLDTPGEQCTLRAAIQEANARPGFDQINFDIPGGGIRTITIPNAGPLLPDVKGDVDINAISQPGWSGSPMVQLVGEVINQTAPARGVTIAGNDAIVRGLSISRFAINIDIANASGTANNNRVENCYIGVNADGTFDPNTPSVIGVALVGNPQTVRDNKIGSVFNGNVIGNNSSGIVIAGSNARFNQVLGNKIGTNQAGTSAIPNEVGVVVGSGARENTVGAELYNGGNLISGNIGHGIAISSNATLNKVTGNLIGTAQNGMDRLANGFQGIWITGGANNNTVGGANDFRNIISGNNGSEQPETASEIFIDINSNNNKVVGNFIGLKLSWNADFGVPFGVTISSSGNTIGGEVNAQNDFGVSQSAVIITATGSNNAMNNTISYNRIGTYSVGQSAGNANAGITLQGNTSGTNITHNQISGNAAAGILIHQGASGSNISNNKIGTTNDGNGDIPNGVGILMTGSSGNSILANVISGNRFANVYLGDDFSSNFAAVGNAVRAIDAFFPDVKRREGANYTLANIIQNNRIGTNTAGTQGLNNGGVGVQIGENARENQIGGSRSGNQGNIISGHLNQDRTPFGVYIGSIFDEPGDDRLPRDNYVQGNTIGLGVNGLFIGNGVGIKVAGGVNNLIGAEQGCVPKNNCDPYDLSNVIGGSLNEGVILESQGTSDTQINGNLVGVKEDGSAAGNGSTGVKLSSVGYTEATGNIVGNNNGDGFVVEDPIKVMPRRTELLGVNVKITGNFIGVFKRFEGQNVVTAINQGSGLLINNVPNVLVGAFSSDEAKNVIAANRDHGIKILGPDSQNNIVNHSVIGTDEDSTLNIGNGEDGINIESAGNNTIGDPGGDPDRAPTVGGNQRNGIALINNSVFNTVQGALVGVNRLFKSTLAVPNQQNGVRIENSSNNRIGNALLPIRNFIGANQRNGVLLNGVGAQLNQIFNNSIGGSGLGNQLHGVHVTGGANNNAIGGEQANQSNQIFENGGNGILIDEFEEGQRSKAGRREGTQQSVRNSIGQNEISGNLLLGIDIGEPGRTDNDPEDADEGPNRGQNYPELENLRIDEFDRVLVEARVDSHPDNQNYGMKGIRIDFYKSDLVGQGSEYLATYFWTEGDFFGDNFVEYDLGDANEIGITLLDKITAVATDADGNSSEFFPVEFGPTSAGVSVSGRVMTADGRPVQQVTIEIADTDGNVRRVLTNSFGYFVIEGVAAGRNYVLSAKSRRYRFSPADILLSVTDPIENADFTAVE
- a CDS encoding sigma-70 family RNA polymerase sigma factor, with protein sequence MPAEGNRSDVTLLLRQMTDGSRSAPDRLLELVYDDLRRLAAAYMQNERPDHTLQATALVHEAYVRLVDWKNVTWENRAQFFAVAAQVMRKVLIDHARARNTRKRASQRLVLDEAISIPDDKQVDLIALEDALIALEKIDPRQAKIVELRFFGGLSIEETAYVMELGESTVRREWTFAKAWFQRELRRDAAN
- a CDS encoding serine/threonine protein kinase; this encodes MPELDWQLVKDSFAKAYELQEEARSQFLDELCERDPELHDEVVSLLAAADQPENIIEENAVDLAANITQNEPDLTGRQFGNYRIIRELGSGGMGAVFLAERDDGQFKMRVALKVVRQSVVDSDTLKRFLAERQILADLHHPNIAALHDGGVTGSGEPFLAMEYIEGKPLTDYANDKNLSIRERLELFLKVCSAVSFAHRNLIIHRDIKPSNIMVAADGEPKLLDFGLAKALSFDTNKTQTAFRAFTPAYASPEQFKGAAVTTASDIYSLGVVLYELLTGREPYNIDDKSLDEMIRTMTETEPLRPSSVEDIATGNNARTELRGDLDVIVLKTLRKEPERRFQTVDDMAADIRRHLDGRPIAARPNTFGYIAAKSFARNKAAFISAALILIALVAGLGVALWQAEQARRDRDRAERRFQDVRQLSNSLLFDISPKIERLPGSVEAREMLVRRALEYLDSLSAEAVDDEALRAELAAAYEKVGDLQGNIDKPNLSDYAGAIQSFEKARELRRTLADSNDNLAALARNLQTSAAIRNRQNDTAGSLMDISMARNAIAKLIGRSPNDAGLQLAAVDAATDHGRIFAFNNQYKEANEQFDAAIAELNKITAPSLRKDILTARLFAFHGNALSWDSRQPEAETSMAKALELSNELFRREASSTETMATRWQVLLLASSIYEDSKDDVSLQYAKEAETVAARRSELDAADSQAKFDLARSISRVGIMSTKVGDASAGTSQLTRAGRILEELIEREPKNKLYQTDLAKLYIRLGDTSIKRGDRQDALLKYQNAAVIYERLIADDEQNKMARRDLAQALRAVGKTQILVGENAAARVTLTRAKAALDALAAAGSLGGADAELVTDVEKMLASV
- a CDS encoding HlyC/CorC family transporter encodes the protein MEIAITTAVISLAAMIFLATVDTAFSYISDVGLRRITAEDEDAQPRASVGFLREIIENRQRFRFALSSTIQVLLVFFVVLLTFIVSEFFDGRAEVLMVSLGIGLAATVIFRQILPRLFVRSEPERKLLFLLPAIRPLYRVASVFAGPIADESRKKEAGKLDTTILSEDRDERSEDSNEDFQALMEVGEAEGIIEEDERELIETLYEFTDTRVGEIMTPRTEIVAIPARSTIRQARDLIIEQKYSRMPVYTDTIDNIDGMIYVRDLLQAWADGKEDMRVELLLRPAFFVPETKSVSELLKSMQQNHVQIAVVIDEYGGVAGVITVEDIIEEIVGEIEDEDTTEEEILEIIEGDGTYYDVLGSTEIDKIERLFDLELEDDDYTTIAGMITSETGHVPKTGERLSIRGLDIEILKRDEKRITLVRIRHAENAAILG